In a single window of the Elaeis guineensis isolate ETL-2024a chromosome 6, EG11, whole genome shotgun sequence genome:
- the LOC105060036 gene encoding plastid division protein PDV2, protein MEGEEIGLVLARASDLRAKISNCIDRSGGDRDREADPGGGGTAAAGAAVEEEVGEEEEEEEESLLSIRDALESLERHLGALQALQQQQRYERETILAQIDRSRMVLLSKLKEYKGEDLEVIHEATAFAGETVDHDDGLILPPYPSHLPDLFVLDDLCPSSHFPNKYKLCQNGLTADHIRETKRIMVESEKNQSPHQGNRNPPRGLRFAFGLVAKSVITFVSVMSILSLAGYKPMHIKGAIQFQALQLFGKPAEEERQDSIQCPPGKILVIEDGKPRCLVKERIEIPFESDVSAPKISYGFG, encoded by the exons ATGGAGGGAGAGGAGATAGGGCTGGTGCTGGCCCGAGCATCGGATCTCCGCGCCAAGATCAGCAACTGCATCGATCGGAGCGGCGGGGATCGAGACCGGGAAGCCGATCCTGGTGGCGGTGGAACGGCGGCGGCGGGGGCGGCGGTGGAGGAGGAGGtgggggaggaagaagaggaggaggaagagagccTTCTTAGCATTCGTGATGCACTCGAGTCACTGGAGCGGCATCTCGGTGCCCTGCAG GCTCTGCAACAGCAACAAAGATATGAGAGAGAAACGATTCTAGCCCAGATTGATCGCAGCCGGATGGTATTACTTAGCAAACTCAAGGAGTACAAAGGGGAGGACTTAGAAGTGATTCATGAAGCCACTGCCTTTGCTGGTGAAACTGTTGATCATGATGATGGACTCATCCTCCCTCCATACCCCAGTCACCTACCTGACTTGTTCGTTCTGGATGATCTCTGTCCTTCTTCCCACTTCCCTAATAAGTACAAGCTTTGTCAAAATGGGTTGACAGCTGATCACATCCGTGAAACCAAGAGGATCATGGTTGAATCAGAAAAGAACCAGAGCCCTCACCAGGGGAACAGAAACCCACCAAGAGGATTAAGATTTGCTTTTGGATTGGTAGCCAAGTCTGTGATAACATTTGTTAGTGTCATGTCTATCCTAAGCTTAGCCGGTTACAAGCCAATGCATATAAAAGGAGCCATTCAGTTCCAAGCCCTGCAGTTGTTCGGTAAGCCAGCAGAAGAGGAAAGACAGGATTCTATTCAGTGCCCCCCTGGGAAAATTCTGGTGATTGAAGATGGGAAGCCACGTTGTCTTGTTAAAGAGCGAATTGAAATACCATTTGAGTCAGATGTTTCAGCTCCAAAAATAAGTTATGGATTTGGATGA